In one Cellulomonas sp. JZ18 genomic region, the following are encoded:
- the lepA gene encoding translation elongation factor 4 — protein MSPIPSAAAAARIAPAATTPELLRNFCIIAHIDHGKSTLADRMLQLTGVVEARAMRAQYLDRMDIERERGITIKSQAVRMPWEVDGTPYALNMIDTPGHVDFTYEVSRSLAACEGAVLLVDAAQGIEAQTLANLYLALENDLQIIPVLNKIDLPAAQPEKYAEELAGLVGGEPEDVLRVSGKTGEGVEALLDRIVRTVPAPVGVADAPARAMIFDSVYDTYRGVVTYVRVVDGRLDPRERIAMMSTRATHELLEIGVISPEPVPTKGLGVGEVGYLITGVKDVRQSKVGDTVTNQAKPATEALGGYSDPKPMVFSGLYPIDGSDYPALRDALDKLKLNDAALNYEPETSVALGFGFRVGFLGLLHLEIIRERLEREFDLDLISTAPNVVYEVVLEDRTRVEVTNPSEFPGGKIREVHEPVVKATILAPSEFIGAIMELCQSKRGDLKGMDYLSEDRVEMRYVLPLAEIVFDFFDQLKSRTRGYASLDYEPLGDQVADLVKVDILLQGEQVDAFSAIVHKDKAYAYGVMMTAKLKELIPRQQFEVPIQAAIGSRIIARETIRAIRKDVLAKCYGGDITRKRKLLEKQKEGKKRMKTIGRVDVPQEAFIAALSSDGAGSGGGKDAKDAKKK, from the coding sequence ACCGCATGCTGCAGCTCACGGGCGTCGTCGAGGCGCGCGCCATGCGCGCGCAGTACCTCGACCGGATGGACATCGAGCGCGAGCGCGGCATCACGATCAAGTCGCAGGCCGTGCGCATGCCGTGGGAGGTCGACGGCACGCCGTACGCGCTCAACATGATCGACACCCCGGGGCACGTGGACTTCACGTACGAGGTCTCGCGCTCCCTCGCCGCCTGCGAGGGCGCGGTGCTGCTGGTCGACGCGGCGCAGGGCATCGAGGCGCAGACGCTCGCGAACCTCTACCTGGCGCTCGAGAACGACCTGCAGATCATCCCGGTGCTGAACAAGATCGACCTCCCCGCCGCCCAGCCGGAGAAGTACGCCGAGGAGCTCGCGGGGCTCGTGGGCGGCGAGCCCGAGGACGTCCTGCGCGTCTCGGGCAAGACGGGCGAGGGCGTCGAGGCGCTGCTCGACCGGATCGTGCGCACCGTGCCCGCGCCCGTGGGTGTCGCGGACGCGCCCGCCCGCGCCATGATCTTCGACTCCGTGTACGACACCTACCGCGGCGTCGTGACCTACGTCCGCGTGGTCGACGGCCGGCTGGACCCGCGCGAGCGCATCGCGATGATGTCGACGCGCGCCACCCACGAGCTGCTCGAGATCGGCGTCATCTCGCCCGAGCCGGTCCCGACGAAGGGGCTCGGCGTCGGCGAGGTGGGCTACCTCATCACGGGCGTGAAGGACGTGCGCCAGTCGAAGGTCGGCGACACCGTCACCAACCAGGCGAAGCCGGCGACCGAGGCGCTCGGCGGCTACTCCGACCCCAAGCCCATGGTCTTCTCGGGCCTCTACCCGATCGACGGCTCGGACTACCCGGCGCTGCGCGACGCGCTCGACAAGCTGAAGCTCAACGACGCGGCGCTCAACTACGAGCCCGAGACGTCGGTCGCGCTGGGCTTCGGGTTCCGCGTCGGGTTCCTCGGCCTGCTGCACCTGGAGATCATCCGGGAGCGCCTCGAGCGCGAGTTCGACCTCGACCTCATCTCGACCGCACCGAACGTCGTGTACGAGGTCGTGCTGGAGGACCGCACGCGCGTCGAGGTCACGAACCCCAGCGAGTTCCCGGGCGGCAAGATCCGCGAGGTGCACGAGCCGGTCGTCAAGGCCACGATCCTCGCCCCGAGCGAGTTCATCGGCGCGATCATGGAGCTCTGCCAGTCCAAGCGCGGCGACCTCAAGGGCATGGACTACCTGTCCGAGGACCGCGTCGAGATGCGCTACGTCCTGCCGCTCGCCGAGATCGTCTTCGACTTCTTCGACCAGCTGAAGTCGCGCACGCGCGGGTACGCCAGCCTCGACTACGAGCCCCTGGGCGACCAGGTCGCCGACCTCGTCAAGGTCGACATCCTGCTGCAGGGCGAGCAGGTCGACGCGTTCAGCGCGATCGTCCACAAGGACAAGGCGTACGCGTACGGCGTCATGATGACGGCGAAGCTCAAGGAGCTCATCCCGCGCCAGCAGTTCGAGGTGCCGATCCAGGCCGCCATCGGCTCGCGGATCATCGCCCGCGAGACCATCCGCGCGATCCGCAAGGACGTCCTCGCCAAGTGCTACGGCGGCGACATCACCCGCAAGCGCAAGCTGCTGGAGAAGCAGAAGGAGGGCAAGAAGCGCATGAAGACGATCGGCCGGGTCGACGTGCCGCAGGAGGCCTTCATCGCCGCGCTCTCCTCGGACGGTGCGGGCTCCGGTGGCGGCAAGGACGCGAAGGACGCGAAGAAGAAGTGA